TGCTGCGGTTGCTTGACGATGCTTGTCACTTACAAACCTCAAATCACATTCATGGACAGTTGTACACCTCACAATCATGAAGCTGTATTCTCCAATTCTCGATGCTCGGACCTGCCATGGGCATGGACGTTGACaacaaaccacaagcaacctCTTAGTGCAAGAGAATTGCACCTTAAATTCAAAGTGGCCTCTTAATGCCGTCAACCGTAACTCCGTCAACAATGCTTTCttactagagaaaatttgCCCAACTGTAATTTTCGGTTTCCAATCGCTTCGTGAAAACCCGCTGTCCAAATatgcttcttcatcttttacaCCGACTGCATTATACcgattttttttcacccatttgACTCCAATAATGTTGACGAGTGGGTTCAGATTCTCCTCCTAAACGCATTTTTGGCAACTGGGCAGCTGTGTTCAAGCACCCCAAATTAGGGGGGGCAGAGTACACTgacacttcatttctttcagtaccattatcaccaccatgcatctcctccacctcgctaaaatcaatcatatcCATAAAATCTGTCCCTACTTCACCTCCCACATCAGTGACATTTGTATTATTCCAAGTTActtcattgctttcaacaATGGCAAATGAAGAATGACCCATCCGACTACTATATGCATACTATGAACTACATCATTTGTCAGTCATTTATCTTCTATACTCACGAGTAAGGGAGCTAGTTTTGAAGGTGTTACCTCGGAATtgtacttcataaaaaaattgacatcatCATCGCCCTCAATCTTTATGTGCTTCCACTCATTCGAGGCCACCAAAACTGAGAATTTTAAGCAAATCTTGTCTTCCCTGATGTTTGTATTACCAATCTGATGCACACGGTCCAACAGTTCGGCAAATTTGATGGTCCGTGGAACTATTAAGCCTTTTGAGTCACCCCCTTCGTATTTGCACATCTTCTTCGAGGtgacccattttccattgtagcacacgagaataacaattgtctccatttctgaccatgacaaaacaacatttcattaacacaataatataaccacaataacCATGCACTACAATagcaatataaccacaatataATAGCAATATAGACGCAATATAGAGGCACTATAATAgcaatataacagcaatacGACTGTAAAATAAGAGGAACACAACCACAGTACACTAGTAACACATCAGAATCACACTATACAGATCTActacatcaaatggaaaatcccaagtttcaagattcacatatCCAGACCAATCTAAATGGAATTGGTACAAACCCAGATGAATGAGcatgaatattcaacaaaacctaacccaaagacattaaagccaaaacgaatttaacacaaacccaaacaatcaaactataactcatttcacataatcccactgatattaagaaaataaccatcaaCACTACCTTTTCGAGGTCGGCAATCCACTAGagcttcaaggttgcaagcagCTATTCAAAAGACATAGCTAAAGGgaagggttcgcgattccaaaCAGAGAGCAAGAGATCGAATAGGGGAGAAAGAGACATAACGAAGCTAGAGAGAGANagagagagagagagagagagccaagatagagagagccaagagagaCCCAGAGAGCTGTGATAGACAGataccaaagagaaagagagttgtgccagagagagagagctgtgtGAGCTAAGAGAACAAATTTCTGAACTtgtgaaaaatcagcaataagtgtacaataattttatatttataggttatagttgtacaaaaattgggaaggggtggtatttttagttaaaattatgaaatgggtgtcattttaagctatttcccttttttattattgcttTCTTAAGTACTCATTTGAACAGTTTGAATAAGAGGTAAAAATGAAGGAGGACTAGAGCTTATGGGGTGATTCTATCTTAAAACAAAAGTGTGAATAATGCTGTTTGTTTCACAAATACTAATGACCTTGTTGACTATCTCACGGTCTCACCTATATTATTGAGGTTCCCAGCAAGGTGTCCGGTAAAGGCTGTCCAGATAGCGaggccctattgaatttaattttgattattaaattactttgataccctattgaatgttttggggttttttatgaggttttgggattgggcttgttttaagaaatcgatggcagttttgtaatttataagaagctAAAAGTCTATTTGTTATATATAGGATTTCCTTATTGGGCATATagtagtgaatctccctaaaaaAATTCTTCTTTTAAAAGTGGCATCAATTTGTATCCATAAGTGCCGCGCCAATAAAGAGCGGTTAACTCGAAAGCAGAAAAGAAACCATAACGAGAATCCTGTGATATCCCTACATTCCATATATCAAAACTTGACTCTATAAGAAACAGAGAAAGGTAAGATTAGGAACTAATTGTTGAAAACATGCTGGTTGCGTACCCAGGAAATTAATATCATTAACCAGAGAGAGAATAAACGCTAGGAAggtctttttccattttgacGTAGCTGAAGAAGTATTTGTGAATAATCTTCAATCTATTAAATTCAGATGACAGGCCCATTACAGACCAAATTTAAGAGCAATTGCTTCAACCTCTGAAAGAGTAAAAACCAATTGGCGTCGATCCTGAAACACGAACATGACCAAACAAATTTCTAAACCCGCACTAGCTTTCCAGCAGTTAAAAACTGAGCTGTGAAAATTAAGTTTCCAAAAAGGAGGATCAGGGATTTTTCATTTAATGTTATACAAGGTGGTGGGAtggttccttttttttccttagaTTTTAAGGTAAAGGAGTTATGATGATTCCAAGAGTCCAgtaaaaattgttttgtatgGAGAAGACAATTTGACATCATGTAATAtggaggaaaaaaatataCCGGTTTCGTTGAACCCAAATTTGCCAGCAAACAGAGTTTTTTTTCACAATCAGGTGAGGTAGACTCTTAATAAACAATATTAATGCCTACAAGAATATTTAGCTTAAGAAAGGGTGAAAGTTAGAGAACAGATTTGTTGGGCAAAATGTCACTCCAAACAGAGATGATTAAAAAGTTCATCACTTTGATTACAGATGGGGGACATCTGATGTCCATGAAATTGGCTAACTTTTTCTGTAGTATTTAGCCAATTCTGTAGAAACGGCCAGGCAAAGATCTTAACTTCGGGAGGTACAGCCAATTTTcaaatagaaaaggaaaaacaatgaaagagaaaagagactGCTACAAAATCTTCCCATAATGTATAGTGACACATGTACATTTCATTGCCATCATGTTCAAAGTAACATTTTAGATTCAAGGAAATCATGCCAGTCTGGTGCTCAACCAAATGCTGCAATGAGGAAACCCTTATAAATGCTCATGAACTTGGCCACGAAcgctgaaaaataaaataaaaatcgcCGGTGAGAAACACCATTTGAGATCCATGACCACTTCTTATAATGCATCATTTATGAGCACAGGCCAAAGAGGAAGCTGTAATTCcataaactaaataaaatatgatgaCCAGAAAAATAACTTCACACAAACTATTATAGATTCATGTGAAGAAAAAAGCGAAAAGACATGATAAGTGTGAggaagaaaggagaaagaaaaagaaaaatgcaaaaaatgaTCATGTCGTATCCCAGTATCCATCGCGTTCAGTCCATATCAAAAAGTCGAAGTAGCCAAAAGtcaagaaataataatactcCATTGGTGGACATCTTTGCAACAGCTTGAGGGGAGTGTTGGCTGGGACCTATTTTGAGCACATGTTTTACTTTATGATTGTGTTTTATTAGCCTATATTAGAATTTGACTTCCAGGTGTATTTTTGTCTTAGTTGTGTAAACATATCAAATGTACGGCGAGCATTTACAGGATTGATAAGTGAGGATATGAAGACTCCAGCTTCAAGATGAAATGAGACTGCCAAGTTGGGAGCACACAGCATCATCATGGAAAGTAGTAGTACAAAACAACACTAGAGACGCATCCTCATCATTATTTCACCCAACATCTAGAAACATAAAAGTACCTTCAAGGTGAAATATAGCTTTCTGCCCAAGACGCATCCTATGTTCCTGCAAAATAGTGAAATGAAACTCCAAAGTAAAAATATTTACAGTAATCAAATACTGACTTTAATAAACTATTTCTAAGCTGAGCCACAAGCTTATATTCCGTCTGACAACAAAACCTGCTAGTCTGCTACTCATAATGCGTTCATCACATTAACAAGATAAAGGTGATGAAATTTGTCTACTGCCAGATTTCTGATGCGACTCAGTAACCTTATAGTCGCTTTATCCAAATTGCTCAATTGTGCTTCTGTTTATCAAAAGTAAAGTACGGGAACACCAACAGGAAGTGAAGAATCATCCTTGgtcttttatcttttcttttccatttttctagGAGAAGGATCAATATTACCCCAACACGACATAGCTCCCAGTACCCTACATTGCATCAGAGATTGATGACCAGATTACTTCCACCAACTCTACTGCCctataatataattaacaaCAAATAGCTGTTATCTGCCTTTTTTTCATCATCTActagtatatataaatcaGTAGGACATGGGGGATATTTTCAAGATGAAGGAAAATGACTATTAGGGCATTGTGAATCGAAATCAATGACTTGCTCACTTTGATTCACTTGTAGCCGGGTCAGTATGATATGTATATGGGCACCAATTGTACAGCATAAGAGATTGCAAGTTCACAAGGGTTATCGATGCTTAGAGACATAAAGCATGATCAAAACCACATTGTGGAAAAGAACTACTGTCAGAATCAAGACTTTTGACCTAGACTTGATTATATACTTACATAATATGCATTTTCGTCCAAAATACCTACATAATATGCAGCCCAATGGCAGACCTCGTGCTTCAACTCTGCATCCAACTTCTTCAATAACTCATAAAGAAGCCTCTGAGAAAAAGCAATTAGAAGCTTCAAATCAATTGGGAAAAGAATCATACAAACTAATAGAGGGAAAGATCTATACCTTCAACACAATATCTGCAAGAATACATTTAAGAAGTAGCTCATACAACTTAAAGAAAATAGGTGTGgcaaaaaaattgtaaaaaacaacaaagggAAAGAAATCTCTACCTTCAAGATGATCTCTGGAGGAATACAATTAAGAAGTAGCTCATACAACTTTTGCCGCACCTGATAAAGCCTGAAGCAAATAGAACAATCTCTCATAAGATAGTTTTAAGAAATACTAGAAGATTAAAAATGAGAGGTCAGGAATCATCTGTCCTATTTCTATAATCGTGAATATAGttaggaaaataaaaggaaaagaattcAGACTTTAGACATCACTAATTTTATGCAACAAAATAACAATACGGAATGTGTGAAATCCTTTCACGTAACATAATTGCATTATGGTCAACAAGGGACTGCTGGTCACTATTTTCATGCAATTAATTCAATCATAAGTTACAAAAGGTGACGCTTCGATAAGAGAACAGTATGATCCTGCAAATACATATTCTATTTTATGCTACATGGCACCCATGCATGCTGCCTTGAATTTCACAAGGCTTGGCCATCTTTTTGCTTCTAAGATATTCCTTTTTTTACCTCCCACTTTCATGCTTTCTAGATATACAACAGTTTCACATTTGTAGATGAAAGACTGACCAAATCAGGACATCATAGGAGGTTAGACATCAAGTGATGGCAGAATGAGTACGTCTCACAAGATTAATCCAACAAGCATATATACAGAAGTTATGTCAAATTTGGCTACGTTGCAATATTTTACTTCACCGCCAGAAAGAGAAGCCATAACTGTCTACTTAGTCTGCTTGAAGATGAGACATTGAGACTGACAAAGATCTAATGGCAGATTAACATTCAATAACACGttgaaaagaagagaaagggtGAGGATGGATAATACATACATCAAGATACCACAAAGTCAAGGCATGTGGCAAAGTAATTATGTTACAGATAACTGAGAAGTATAAGCATATTCCACTCCAGGTGGTACAGAAAGatggacaaaaagaaagtttaaTGGCAAAACATAGTCTCCGGATGGACAAGAAACTCATCATCATAATTATACCAAAAGGATTAGCCCTAATTCTTTGGTGAAGACACCCAAAAAAGAAGCTAATTTTACTACTTTTTCTACACTATATCCACTTCCTCCATCCTACCATCAAAACCTATTAGtcttttttcagaaaaataatcCACATAAGATCCAATATCACAGACCGTCAAAGAGTAAATGCTTTTTTGCTGCCCCATATCAAAGTAATGACAGAAAACCCACATCACTCGAAGCACATTCAAAACCAAGCCCAATTTTGCGTTGTGAAGTGGATATGTACTACCAGGTTACAAAGAGATCAATAAATAGCTTCTCAATCTATCAAATTGGTTGAAGACACcacaaaagaaacagaaaagcaAATACAAGAAACAAGCAACAAACATCACTAGACCACAGCTAGCCAATCCAgcataaagaagaaaaagaaatctctCAAAAGTCAAAAGTAACCGATGCCCATAAAGATAGCCAGACTTTGACTCTATCCCAAGGTGATGACCCAAAGAAATATCTCTTTTAAAGACATAGCTACTACCCTACCCAACATTAGAAGATAGACCTGAAATAAGAATACCAATCAACCTGATTAAAAGGTAAATCTCCTACCCCTAGAAAGGCACCCTTATATTCTACCATGTTATAACCATTAGatgggttttttcttttttcctcttttaacACCTTGTAGGGGGTTCAAATGTGTAACATAAATCTGTGGAATTCCCCATTTatctttttgtaatttattgagttGGATTTGATCATTAACTACAAAACGACAATTTCGAACCAACTACGACAAAAATATTGCAATAAACGCCAATATTGTAAAGTGCAGAAAAACCAAACCTTTTTGGGCTCTGCTCCTTCATTACATCAGATGCAATTTCAGAAACATACTCCTCCCAATCCATTGGGGGTATTGCCTGGTTACTTGTAAAGGGATACCTACAACCACATTAATAAGTACACAGAAAGACTATAGATATCAGGAATGTGCAAAGTCTACATGGTgcacagaagaaaaagaacgaAAAGAACTGCTTGGTGCAGCTGATGATCAATAAGAAGAACTATGGAACTTAACTGTTGAACACGGCAAGTTTCTAATGACAATATAGCTCTCCTTAAGCACCTATTTGATTTTTCAGCTATACGAGCAGCAAATCCAGAAGGAAGCTGCAgcccttctttctttccaatGAACTCCAATACTTTCATAATCTGGCACCCGAAAAAATGAATTCATTTAAAGAGGAACGAATTAACAGTGGAAGTCAACATACTTGACAATCTTTTATCTAACACAAGCAATTATACAAGTTGGAAGACAGAAAATTCAACCTGTTCTTCTGTTGGGGCATTTATTCGCACATTAAGACACCGAGACCGGATTGCTTCAGTAACCTTTGAAGAGCTGTTAGAGCATAGTATTAGCCTGCAATAGGCACTATATTTCTCCATAGTTCTTCGAAGAGAATGTTGCGCTTCTCTTGAAAGTTTGTCAACTTCATTCAACACTAAGACTGATATTGCAAACAGGACATAGTATCAGTATACACTCTTAAACATTTAGACACCCAAATACTTTTTCATCTAACTGCAATTTTTACtttccattttatttaattcttGGTGCAAGCTGgggaggaaaaggaagaataCAATGCCAGTTTCACAGTACTGTGAAAATGATGAGAAACCACATAAATAACCATAATATAAACAAGGAATTCATTCAACTAAGAGATAAAtttaaccaaataaaaagaatatgaCCTGCATACATTGAAGAATATGTACAAAAGGAAATACTAATAAACGATCAGCAAGTAAACTTATTTAAAACTAcctttatatccttttttcccttttgtgtCAATGGGTCTATTTTTAGCCATTTCTTTAATTATCTCTTGAACAATATATCTGTCCTGAAACCCTGCATCACTGGGGTTCAGTTCAATATGGTTGGTGCTCGATAATGTAGTCAGCTCTATATCAATGGTTCTACTTCCAGCCTGAAAATAAACCAGAGAAGCATTTTAGTTAAAATGcaatacaaaattaaaggagcatgaaaagataaataaattcacCTAATACATTATACTCAGCTAAGGGGGGGTGTTAGCCATTCATCAAGGAAGACATCTGATGCAGACATCATTAGTTAGTTTCCTGATTTATTAGTTTCCTAGATTCTCTAGTTTTCCAGATTTCACTAGGATTTTAGTTTCCAGATTTTTAGTAGGATTTGATTTAAGTTTCCTAGTTTATTTGAATTAGTTCCTTGGTGGATTAGGATTTCTGTTTTAGTAAgggatttttatcctattgtctctaggttttagtttgctataTATACCCCCGatgtagttctttaaaatGGAGTTGTTGAGATATAAAGAAAAGCTTATTTTCCAGAGATTGGAGACTACTTGGTGTGAAGCCAAACCCCTGGAGTGATTCCAGACCTATcccttttgttctattttctgttttccttgTTTTCGCTTCCGCTAAACTACCTAAATACTCAATTCACCCATATCCTACATCAACATCTTAATCATTTCCAAAAGCTGCAATTATGTGgatgaaaacaaagttcaaaGATTATTATCAAGAGAAAAAACCCGAGacgatttttcttttggaaataaaaatgtagGTACAAAACTCTGTTCTTTTTGGGAAAGCTAACAagaagtaataataataagcaaCACATGTTTTCCGAAATGAACAGAAAGTGAAATCTAAGTAGAATATTCAAATTACATTCAAGTATGTAATGATTTGTCAACGTAATGCTTTAGCATGCTCAATGAATTTGCTAAAGTCTAAAGACGACCAGTaattatccaataaaatataaatcaacGTAGCTTCACCtaaatattaatgaaaaataacaatatttCCTACAGAAGCAGCATGAATGATCAATCACATGAATTAAAAAGAGGGTGAAGCTTACATCAACTTTCCATGCCCTGTTTTCCACCTTCACCTGCCAACCACaagaatttctcaaaatccataatCCGTCACAAAAGAAGCTTTTGTTCTCTTCAGACATGTTCTCAGTAGCCATACAAAGGGTAAGGGCCAAAATACGCATAAATTGATAATTATTACTGGGCTGGGagaaatttaaaacaataaagaGTGTGAGTTAAAAAGGCAGGGACCTTATCGGCGCTGGGTCCGAAAATCTGACGAAGAAGGGCGATGATTAGGGTTTTCTTGCCGGAACCAGAAGGGCCGTAAAAGAGCAAATGGGGGCAGTCCTGCTCTGAGACCTGTTTGAGATCAAGATgtcaaaaatttaattataaataaaaacaagaatttGGGAAATGAAACAAGTAGAGATGAGAGGATGAGGGTCTGGGTTCTACAAGTTTCTTGAGGTTTTGTGCGATATCTTGGTGGACCATTGCCTGGTCTAGGGTTTTGGGTCTGTACTTGTCCACCCACAGCATCTTCTTCAATCTTCAATCTTCACTTCTGAGACTACTGCCTTCACTCTTCAGTCTTCACTGAGAGAACGAAAGGGCAAAAGTGGCGGGAACTCGCAGTCTGCTGCTGACCAAAGTTACGGAGTGGTGCGGACTTGTTTCATCAATTATTAACCGTTGGTGTAACGGCTGCGTTTTAATTcctattatttatttgattaaaaagttaaaattgaaaaacttaTCAAAAAAAGGGTGATTTTATCTGAACCCCATAATTTGATCTTTTCACCTCATACTAATTTTAAACatgaataacatattttacCCTTATGTGTAACTATTGTTAAGGACAAaaacatttataaaaaaaaattaaatttgctcACTACACCCCACATACTTCCCTAGAACCATAGTTAGACTTTTTTCTCAAACCATCATGTTCCTACAACCCTAATAGGGTTTATACGCTTATATTGGTGAAAACATACCTAATATGAAAGGTGAGACAAAATTTAGGGAGACTTCAAATACGgtatgagtttattttttggtgtttttcaagtttaggGTTGCATGGTGGTCGTTGGTTACATGCAGCACACAAGTACTAAACATGATAGGAAAATTCGGTGGCATGCCACTGAAACATTGAACCTATTTTGATTGTGTTTAACCGGCCATTAACTTAAGAAGCGGTGGAGGTCCATCGTAACTTGGAAAGGGGTTCGGTATTGTATGACCGAATTTTACCTATTATTCAATGATGATGAACcgaaatatatttattttttcaataatttattgTCGACCACAAATTTAATGCAATCTATTTTGACCTTACAATTGAAGGAACAAAAACAAGGTGATGCCGCTACTACTGAAGACAACAATGTTGGAACATAATGTGTAATGGATTATAGTGATTAATTCACAACTTGCGAGGTAATTtttttgagtattttttttttttttgaaatcatTTTTAGTATCATTAACATGGCCTtaatgtttcaaattttaactTCAAGTAACATACGTTTAATGTCTAGATATTTAAATGTGGACGTGCATTAATTAGATGGGCTCGTATAGGGATGGCATAAATCTGGATGGCATAAATCTCCGATTTCAGGGCAAAATAGGGATCGGGTGCAGGTATCCTCAAAGTTTAAAAATCCTCGTTAGGTATAGGTAGGGGATGATATTGATATCCTCGTCTCTGAACTTGGCCTGATAATTATgtgttatttttaaattgataaatatataatagaaTACCCTTAAAATATTTAAGTGGTGAAGGCAAGAGGTTTCAAACCCCCAACTACACCTTTAAAACTCACAACCTTAACACCAGGGCATTGGCActccttgtttttctttttcttttttgctttgcCCCTTGCTTCTTTATTTCCCTTCTGCCCAGCGGCAGATCCAGGAATTTTTCAACGGAGGTGCAATATTTAAAAGCTAAGAcctcaaaaccccaaaaaaaaaaaaaaaaaaaaaaaaaaacatccttataatttaaacaatactaatattattcataattaattaaaataataacattaCAATTAACCTACCATCTGAACTGTGTtgcataaataaattattataatggTGAAAGGTACAGTACAGAGGCCAAGAATCAGGTGAACAGCGACGGCGATACgtttcttttctcctttttagttacaaattacaatgacAACAATAtatctatttttctttatcaataTGAGCAAAACT
Above is a genomic segment from Prunus dulcis chromosome 7, ALMONDv2, whole genome shotgun sequence containing:
- the LOC117636097 gene encoding replication factor C subunit 3 isoform X6, coding for MLWVDKYRPKTLDQAMVHQDIAQNLKKLVSEQDCPHLLFYGPSGSGKKTLIIALLRQIFGPSADKVKVENRAWKVDAGSRTIDIELTTLSSTNHIELNPSDAGFQDRYIVQEIIKEMAKNRPIDTKGKKGYKVLVLNEVDKLSREAQHSLRRTMEKYSAYCRLILCSNSSSKVTEAIRSRCLNVRINAPTEEQIMKVLEFIGKKEGLQLPSGFAARIAEKSNRCLRRAILSLETCRVQQYPFTSNQAIPPMDWEEYVSEIASDVMKEQSPKRLYQVRQKLYELLLNCIPPEIILKRLLYELLKKLDAELKHEVCHWAAYYEHRMRLGQKAIFHLEAFVAKFMSIYKGFLIAAFG
- the LOC117636097 gene encoding replication factor C subunit 3 isoform X4 → MLWVDKYRPKTLDQAMVHQDIAQNLKKLVSEQDCPHLLFYGPSGSGKKTLIIALLRQIFGPSADKVKVENRAWKVDAGSRTIDIELTTLSSTNHIELNPSDAGFQDRYIVQEIIKEMAKNRPIDTKGKKGYKVLVLNEVDKLSREAQHSLRRTMEKYSAYCRLILCSNSSSKVTEAIRSRCLNVRINAPTEEQIMKVLEFIGKKEGLQLPSGFAARIAEKSNRCLRRAILSLETCRVQQYPFTSNQAIPPMDWEEYVSEIASDVMKEQSPKRDCSICFRLYQVRQKLYELLLNCIPPEIILKRLLYELLKKLDAELKHEVCHWAAYYEHRMRLGQKAIFHLEAFVAKFMSIYKGFLIAAFG
- the LOC117636097 gene encoding replication factor C subunit 3 isoform X5 — protein: MLWVDKYRPKTLDQAMVHQDIAQNLKKLVSEQDCPHLLFYGPSGSGKKTLIIALLRQIFGPSADKVKVENRAWKVDAGSRTIDIELTTLSSTNHIELNPSDAGFQDRYIVQEIIKEMAKNRPIDTKGKKGYKVLVLNEVDKLSREAQHSLRRTMEKYSAYCRLILCSNSSSKVTEAIRSRCLNVRINAPTEEQIMKVLEFIGKKEGLQLPSGFAARIAEKSNRCLRRAILSLETCRVQQYPFTSNQAIPPMDWEEYVSEIASDVMKEQSPKRLYQVRQKLYELLLNCIPPEIILKRLLYELLKKLDAELKHEVCHWAAYYEHRMRLGQKAIFHLEAFVAKFMSIYKGFLIAAFG
- the LOC117636097 gene encoding replication factor C subunit 3 isoform X2, whose translation is MLWVDKYRPKTLDQAMVHQDIAQNLKKLVSEQDCPHLLFYGPSGSGKKTLIIALLRQIFGPSADKVKVENRAWKVDAGSRTIDIELTTLSSTNHIELNPSDAGFQDRYIVQEIIKEMAKNRPIDTKGKKGYKVLVLNEVDKLSREAQHSLRRTMEKYSAYCRLILCSNSSSKVTEAIRSRCLNVRINAPTEEQIMKVLEFIGKKEGLQLPSGFAARIAEKSNRCLRRAILSLETCRVQQYPFTSNQAIPPMDWEEYVSEIASDVMKEQSPKRLYQVRQKLYELLLNCIPPEIILKRLLYELLKKLDAELKHEVCHWAAYYVGILDENAYYEHRMRLGQKAIFHLEAFVAKFMSIYKGFLIAAFG
- the LOC117636097 gene encoding replication factor C subunit 3 isoform X3, translating into MLWVDKYRPKTLDQAMVHQDIAQNLKKLVSEQDCPHLLFYGPSGSGKKTLIIALLRQIFGPSADKVKVENRAWKVDAGSRTIDIELTTLSSTNHIELNPSDAGFQDRYIVQEIIKEMAKNRPIDTKGKKGYKVLVLNEVDKLSREAQHSLRRTMEKYSAYCRLILCSNSSSKVTEAIRSRCLNVRINAPTEEQIMKVLEFIGKKEGLQLPSGFAARIAEKSNRCLRRAILSLETCRVQQYPFTSNQAIPPMDWEEYVSEIASDVMKEQSPKRDCSICFRLYQVRQKLYELLLNCIPPEIILKRLLYELLKKLDAELKHEVCHWAAYYEHRMRLGQKAIFHLEAFVAKFMSIYKGFLIAAFG
- the LOC117636097 gene encoding replication factor C subunit 3 isoform X1 translates to MLWVDKYRPKTLDQAMVHQDIAQNLKKLVSEQDCPHLLFYGPSGSGKKTLIIALLRQIFGPSADKVKVENRAWKVDAGSRTIDIELTTLSSTNHIELNPSDAGFQDRYIVQEIIKEMAKNRPIDTKGKKGYKVLVLNEVDKLSREAQHSLRRTMEKYSAYCRLILCSNSSSKVTEAIRSRCLNVRINAPTEEQIMKVLEFIGKKEGLQLPSGFAARIAEKSNRCLRRAILSLETCRVQQYPFTSNQAIPPMDWEEYVSEIASDVMKEQSPKRDCSICFRLYQVRQKLYELLLNCIPPEIILKRLLYELLKKLDAELKHEVCHWAAYYVGILDENAYYEHRMRLGQKAIFHLEAFVAKFMSIYKGFLIAAFG